Proteins encoded in a region of the Micropterus dolomieu isolate WLL.071019.BEF.003 ecotype Adirondacks linkage group LG09, ASM2129224v1, whole genome shotgun sequence genome:
- the LOC123977039 gene encoding headcase protein homolog: MHLYAICVDCLEGVHKIVCIKCKSRWDGSWHQLGTMYTYDILAASPCCQARLNCKHCGKPVVDVRVGMQYFSEYSNVQQCPHCGNLDYHFVKPFSSYKVLEAY, encoded by the exons ATGCACCTCTACGCCATCTGCGTAGACTGTTTAGAAGGCGTCCACAAGATTGTCTGCATCAAGTGCAAGTCACGCTGGGACGGGAGCTGGCACCAACTGGGCACCATGTACACCTACGATATACTGGCTGCTTCACCGTGTTGCCAG GCTCGTCTCAACTGTAAACACTGCGGGAAGCCGGTGGTGGACGTTCGAGTTGGGATGCAGTATTTCTCTGAGTACAGCAACGTCCAGCAGTGCCCTCACTGTGGCAACCTGGACTATCACTTCGTTAAACCTTTCTCCTCCTACAAAGTACTCGAGGCTTATTGA
- the mtif3 gene encoding translation initiation factor IF-3, mitochondrial codes for MSAGCVRWMLSRTVRAVCGGSPGYSTAASRLSICSERSNAIASSWRWSPFSTAVDDTEQTPAPKKKKQDPRTHGTINTVGRKIPQRQIQVISDTGENLGTMHRADVIRIMDEQGLKLVLLSEHKDPPVYRLMSGKQIHEEQLKLREKHKAKAAPVQVKELTFSSGIAAHDLTTKLKQVESWLEKKHHVRITLRSGRGAPAVDLDTNLEQIVQQMEVMVGFVSKPKAIRDGQAAMCILRPPSAKELSQKEKNKTADLQTAKSSLKAAESTTSPVGNMDTTEGSIQQ; via the exons ATGTCTGCAGGTTGTGTGAGGTGGATGCTAAGCCGTACAGTGAGAGCTGTGTGTGGCGGCAGCCCTGGCTACTCGACAGCAGCATCTCGATTAAGCATATGCAGTGAAAGATCTAACGCCATTGCTTCCTCCTGGAGATGGTCTCCATTCTCCACCGCTGTAGACGACACAGAACAGACTCCTGCAcccaagaaaaaaaagcaggatCCCCGAACTCATGGCACAATCAACACTGTTGGCCGCAAGATCCCGCAGCGTCAGATACAGGTGATAAGTGACACAGGTGAGAACCTGGGCACCATGCACCGTGCAGATGTGATCAGAATCATGGACGAGCAGGGTCTCAAATTGGTGCTGCTCAGTGAACACAAAGATCCCCCCGTCTACCGGCTGATGagtggcaaacagatccacgaaGAGCAGCTGAAACTGCGAGAGAAACATAAAGCAAAAGCAG CCCCTGTCCAGGTGAAAGAGCTCACATTTTCATCTGGCATCGCAGCTCATGACCTCACCACCAAGCTGAAGCAAGTGGAGAGCTGGCTGGAGAAGAAGCACCATGTTAGAATTACTCTGCGGTCAGGACGTGGGGCACCTGCAGTCGACCTG GACACAAATCTGGAGCAGATAGTGCAACAAATGGAGGTAATGGTAGGATTTGTTTCCAAGCCAAAAGCCATACGTGACGGTCAAGCAGCCATGTGCATCCTCCGACCACCTTCAGCAAAGGAACTGTCACAAAAAGAGAAGAATAAGACTGCAGATTTGCAGACTGCCAAATCCAGCTTGAAAGCCGCTGAGAGCACAACTTCCCCTGTTGGCAACATGGACACGACAGAGGGCTCTATACAGCAGTGA